The Blastopirellula marina genomic interval CAAGTTCACGAACCCGCCGTCCGCTAGATATTCCTGCGGATGCTGTTGATAACGCTGGGCGATTTGTTCGTACATCGGCAGAAGCTGACCGCCGTCGGTTCCTTCCTGGGTCACATCGACGCCGACGATGACGCCCGTTTCCGTCGTCGTCGCGAACTGCACGTTAAACGCTGGCCGAAAGCCGCCGTCTCCCATTTTCATCTTGCGTGCCTCGGGATCGGTCGTTGATGCGCGGGCGTTCTTGCCCGAGCCTTTCTCGCGGCGTTCCATTTTCGGCTCTAAACTCTGGCGTGCGTCGAGCGCGGCTTGAACGCGTTCTACCCGTTCGCGGGCTACTCGCTCTCGACTGG includes:
- a CDS encoding transposase, which translates into the protein SRERVARERVERVQAALDARQSLEPKMERREKGSGKNARASTTDPEARKMKMGDGGFRPAFNVQFATTTETGVIVGVDVTQEGTDGGQLLPMYEQIAQRYQQHPQEYLADGGFVNLAAITHLEANGTATYLPIVDEAKKREKGQDPHAPVKGDSEGVKAWRARMGTENAKAIYKNRASSAELSNASCRNRGLWSFNVRGQIKAKSVALWHAIVHNFHRLLDLTRKATAAT